One segment of Zhihengliuella halotolerans DNA contains the following:
- a CDS encoding exonuclease SbcCD subunit D, with product MKILHTSDWHLGRSFHGAGLESAQRRFLDELIACVEGDGIDLVLVSGDVYDRAMPGVDVVSLFDEALVRIRAAGAQVVVTSGNHDSAIRLGFGARLMEVSGVHVRTAVAAAADPVVFDGGDHHVAVYPVPYLEPRMVRDELGVEEPGHPAVVRAVLERLRADLARRRAEAAEPVLAVVMAHVFAAGAEPSESERDLSIGGVDKVPVSYFEDFDYAALGHLHGRQRLAENVRYSGSPVAYSFSEAQHRKGAWLIETGAEGILGVEARDWTPERSLATLRGDLEDLLSDASHAAAESAYCQVTLTDAERPARALERIRGRFPHLLVLRFEPRDRQEQDASYAERLRRAQSPIQVTGDFVDHVRRRGLADDERAVMESAFAAVHEGKGDA from the coding sequence ATGAAGATCCTGCACACCTCGGACTGGCACCTGGGCCGGTCGTTCCACGGCGCCGGGCTCGAATCCGCCCAGCGAAGGTTCCTCGACGAGCTCATCGCGTGCGTCGAGGGGGACGGGATCGACCTCGTGCTGGTCTCCGGCGACGTCTACGACCGTGCGATGCCCGGTGTGGACGTGGTGAGCCTTTTCGATGAGGCGCTGGTGCGGATCCGTGCCGCCGGCGCACAGGTGGTCGTTACGAGCGGCAACCACGACTCGGCGATTCGGCTGGGTTTCGGCGCGCGGCTCATGGAAGTCTCCGGGGTGCACGTCCGCACGGCGGTCGCGGCGGCGGCGGACCCGGTCGTGTTCGACGGCGGCGATCACCACGTGGCGGTCTACCCGGTCCCGTACCTGGAACCGCGCATGGTGCGCGACGAGCTGGGCGTCGAAGAGCCCGGGCACCCGGCGGTCGTGCGCGCCGTCCTCGAGCGGCTCCGCGCGGACCTGGCACGGCGGCGGGCGGAGGCCGCGGAGCCGGTGCTCGCCGTCGTGATGGCCCACGTCTTCGCGGCGGGCGCCGAACCGAGCGAGAGCGAACGGGACCTGAGCATCGGCGGCGTCGACAAGGTGCCGGTCTCCTACTTCGAGGACTTCGACTACGCGGCGCTCGGGCACCTGCACGGACGGCAGCGCCTCGCCGAGAACGTGCGCTACTCTGGCTCGCCCGTCGCCTACTCCTTCTCCGAGGCGCAGCACCGCAAGGGTGCGTGGCTCATCGAGACGGGCGCGGAGGGGATTCTCGGCGTCGAGGCGAGGGACTGGACTCCAGAACGCTCTCTCGCGACGCTGCGCGGGGACCTCGAGGACCTGCTGTCGGACGCGTCCCATGCCGCCGCGGAGAGCGCCTACTGCCAGGTGACGTTGACTGACGCGGAGCGTCCCGCTCGGGCTCTCGAGCGCATCCGCGGCCGTTTCCCCCACCTGCTCGTGCTCCGTTTCGAGCCGCGGGACCGGCAGGAGCAGGACGCCTCCTACGCGGAGCGTCTCCGCAGGGCGCAGAGCCCGATCCAGGTGACGGGGGACTTCGTCGACCACGTGCGCAGGCGCGGGCTGGCGGACGACGAGCGTGCCGTCATGGAGTCCGCGTTCGCGGCCGTACACGAGGGCAAGGGTGACGCATGA
- a CDS encoding exonuclease domain-containing protein: MSYDFTAIDFETANGFRGSPCSVGVIKVRAGEIVDERLWMMRPPEGFDHFDPRNVQIHGVTPEMVAAAPRFGEIFAEMNAMIGGDLVVAHNAAFDLGVIRSALEVSGLDAPGYRHACTVILSRRSYNLASYSLPFVAEAAGTPLRNHHDALEDARACAGVMIDIGRIHGVERPEELEVRLGAGFSAAAPYRIGDPLSRATQDAQNWKASGAMVPKQPEWAVWPQEGSNPAPNPDADPSHPLFGENVVFTGNLGISRQDAKNRAADAGASTASRVTRKTTVLVVGDGFVASDLTSGRLTSKARDVLKKRENGQRIEVVAEGEFLQMVGGAWPATV; this comes from the coding sequence ATGAGTTACGACTTCACCGCCATTGACTTCGAAACGGCCAACGGCTTCCGCGGATCGCCGTGCAGTGTCGGGGTGATCAAGGTGCGCGCCGGCGAGATCGTCGACGAGCGGCTCTGGATGATGCGGCCGCCAGAGGGCTTCGATCATTTCGATCCGCGCAACGTCCAGATCCACGGCGTCACGCCCGAGATGGTCGCCGCGGCGCCCCGGTTCGGGGAGATCTTCGCGGAGATGAACGCGATGATCGGCGGGGATCTCGTGGTTGCGCACAACGCCGCGTTCGACCTCGGCGTGATCCGCTCGGCCCTCGAGGTCTCGGGGCTGGACGCGCCCGGGTACCGGCACGCCTGCACCGTGATCCTCTCGCGCCGCAGCTACAACCTGGCCTCCTACTCGCTGCCGTTCGTCGCCGAGGCGGCGGGCACGCCGCTGCGGAACCACCACGATGCCCTTGAGGACGCGCGAGCGTGCGCCGGGGTCATGATCGACATCGGCCGGATCCACGGTGTGGAACGGCCGGAGGAGCTGGAGGTGCGCCTCGGCGCCGGCTTCAGCGCGGCGGCACCGTACCGCATCGGGGACCCGCTCTCCCGCGCCACCCAAGACGCGCAGAACTGGAAGGCCAGCGGCGCGATGGTGCCCAAGCAGCCCGAGTGGGCCGTCTGGCCGCAGGAGGGCAGTAACCCGGCGCCGAACCCCGACGCCGACCCGTCGCACCCGCTCTTCGGCGAGAACGTCGTCTTCACCGGCAACCTCGGCATCAGCCGGCAGGACGCGAAGAACCGGGCGGCCGACGCGGGCGCGTCCACCGCGAGCCGCGTGACCCGCAAGACCACGGTGCTCGTCGTCGGCGACGGCTTCGTCGCGAGCGACCTCACCTCCGGCCGGCTGACGTCCAAGGCCCGCGACGTGCTCAAGAAGCGCGAGAACGGCCAGCGCATCGAAGTCGTCGCCGAGGGCGAGTTCCTGCAGATGGTCGGCGGCGCCTGGCCCGCAACCGTCTGA
- a CDS encoding DedA family protein, whose amino-acid sequence MKQTMTAAGTPDSGTWIGDLADWAVGLMDSIGAPGAALAIALENLFPPLPSELILPLAGFAASRGSFSLAEALIWTTLGSGAGAFLLYLVGRLLGRERTRRIIHSLPLVSIDDVDRVEAWFDRHGTKTVFFGRMVPIFRSLVSVPAGITGMHPGVFLGLTLAGSAIWNSVFVLAGYWLGEQWHVVEEYAGVLQKVVIAVVLGAVVVWLARRVRARRAVQQQSTSDR is encoded by the coding sequence ATGAAGCAGACGATGACGGCCGCGGGTACGCCGGATTCCGGCACGTGGATCGGCGACCTCGCCGACTGGGCGGTCGGGCTGATGGACTCGATCGGTGCGCCCGGGGCCGCCCTCGCCATCGCGTTGGAGAACCTGTTCCCGCCGCTGCCGAGCGAGCTCATCCTCCCGTTGGCGGGCTTCGCCGCCAGTCGCGGATCCTTCAGCCTCGCCGAGGCGCTGATCTGGACGACGCTCGGCTCCGGCGCGGGTGCTTTCCTCCTCTATCTCGTGGGACGGCTGCTCGGCCGGGAGCGGACGCGGCGTATCATCCACTCGCTGCCGCTGGTCTCGATCGACGACGTCGACAGGGTCGAGGCCTGGTTCGACCGCCACGGGACCAAGACGGTGTTCTTCGGCCGGATGGTGCCGATCTTCCGCTCGCTCGTCTCCGTCCCCGCCGGGATCACCGGGATGCACCCCGGAGTCTTCCTCGGATTGACGCTGGCGGGGAGTGCGATCTGGAACTCGGTGTTCGTGCTGGCGGGCTACTGGCTTGGCGAACAGTGGCACGTCGTCGAGGAATACGCCGGCGTCCTGCAGAAGGTCGTGATCGCGGTCGTACTCGGCGCCGTCGTCGTGTGGCTGGCCCGGCGGGTCCGGGCCCGTCGAGCCGTCCAGCAGCAGTCCACTTCCGACCGATGA
- the rdgB gene encoding RdgB/HAM1 family non-canonical purine NTP pyrophosphatase, with product MSGPRLVLATHNQGKVRELRELLRGQVEGLDVDTQVVDAAAVGAPDVVEDGVTFEENSLLKARAVAEATGLLAIADDSGLSVDVMGGAPGIFSARWAGRHGDDVANLELLLAQVADIGDGHRGAAFVCAAALADPGGATAVRVGRLEGTLLREPRGAGGFGYDPILQPAGQTRSCAELEPAEKNAISHRGQAFRALLPEVVAALSR from the coding sequence GTGAGCGGGCCCCGGCTGGTACTCGCGACTCACAACCAGGGCAAGGTCCGGGAGCTGCGCGAGCTGTTGCGCGGCCAGGTCGAGGGGCTCGACGTCGACACGCAGGTCGTCGACGCCGCGGCGGTGGGGGCACCGGACGTCGTCGAGGACGGCGTGACGTTCGAGGAGAATTCGCTGTTGAAGGCAAGAGCCGTCGCAGAAGCGACGGGCCTGCTGGCGATTGCCGACGACTCCGGCCTGTCGGTCGACGTCATGGGCGGGGCGCCGGGCATCTTCTCGGCGCGCTGGGCCGGACGCCACGGCGACGACGTGGCCAACCTCGAGCTCCTGCTGGCGCAGGTCGCCGACATCGGCGACGGGCACCGGGGAGCGGCGTTCGTGTGCGCGGCCGCGCTGGCGGACCCCGGCGGGGCGACCGCGGTGCGCGTCGGGCGTCTCGAGGGCACACTGCTGCGCGAGCCGCGTGGTGCCGGTGGGTTCGGCTACGACCCGATCTTGCAGCCGGCCGGGCAGACACGCAGCTGCGCGGAGCTCGAGCCGGCGGAGAAGAACGCCATCAGCCACCGGGGCCAGGCGTTCCGCGCCCTGCTGCCGGAGGTCGTCGCGGCGCTGTCGCGCTGA
- the rph gene encoding ribonuclease PH — protein sequence MISSPQTSTGSSVPATAVVREDGRACDQLRPITITRAWSAQAEGSALIEFGNTRVLCTASLTEGVPRWLKGEGKGWVTAEYAMLPRATNTRSSRESVKGKIGGRTHEISRLIGRSLRSIIDTKALGENTIVLDCDVLQADGGTRTAAITGAFVALAEAVKWAREQGLIKKNAQVLTDTVSAVSVGIIDGTPMLDLPYVEDVRAETDMNVVVTGSGDFVEVQGTAEGAPFKREELDALLDLALLGTAELTRIQREVLEASA from the coding sequence ATGATTTCCTCCCCGCAGACTTCCACCGGTTCCAGCGTGCCCGCCACCGCCGTCGTCCGAGAGGACGGCCGGGCGTGCGATCAGCTCCGTCCGATCACCATCACGCGCGCCTGGTCGGCGCAGGCCGAGGGCTCGGCCCTCATCGAATTCGGCAACACGAGGGTGCTCTGCACGGCGTCGCTGACCGAGGGCGTCCCGCGCTGGCTCAAGGGCGAGGGCAAGGGCTGGGTCACCGCCGAATACGCGATGCTGCCGCGCGCAACCAACACCCGCAGCTCGCGCGAGTCCGTGAAGGGCAAGATCGGCGGCCGCACGCACGAGATCTCCCGCCTGATCGGCCGCTCGCTGCGCTCCATCATCGACACCAAAGCCCTCGGCGAGAACACGATCGTGCTGGACTGCGACGTGCTCCAGGCCGACGGCGGCACCCGGACCGCGGCGATCACCGGCGCTTTCGTCGCGCTGGCCGAGGCGGTCAAGTGGGCGCGCGAGCAGGGCCTGATCAAGAAGAACGCCCAGGTGCTCACGGACACCGTCTCCGCTGTGTCGGTCGGTATCATCGACGGCACGCCGATGCTCGACCTGCCCTACGTGGAGGACGTGCGCGCCGAGACCGACATGAACGTCGTCGTCACGGGATCCGGGGACTTCGTCGAGGTCCAGGGCACCGCCGAGGGGGCGCCCTTCAAGCGGGAGGAGCTCGACGCCCTGCTGGACTTGGCGCTGCTGGGCACCGCGGAGCTGACCCGCATTCAGCGCGAGGTGCTCGAGGCCAGCGCGTGA
- a CDS encoding MBL fold metallo-hydrolase, with protein sequence MKLTIIGCTGSFPGPGSPASCYLVSAFDGERDWQILLDLGSGAVGVLQRYTDLRDLDGVLITHLHPDHFMDLCGMHVAIRWDPKKWGRDRMLVWGPEATENRIGTAYGLAPEDPEGMHKDFDFQPWKALEPIEIGPFRITPYPVRHPIEEAYALRVEATEPVADGSMMTSVLTYSGDTDSCDGLVEAARGADIFLCEAAFEEGRDDHIEGVHLTGKRAGEAATAAGVHRLLLTHIPVWTDINTVVNEASEVYDGGIAVAVSGVTYGVWSGNRLGDPKAMPTAPVALIRADPKQRTWPGRPGR encoded by the coding sequence ATGAAACTGACCATCATCGGCTGCACGGGGTCGTTCCCCGGGCCCGGATCGCCTGCGTCCTGCTATCTCGTGAGCGCGTTCGACGGCGAACGCGACTGGCAGATCCTGCTCGACCTCGGGTCCGGCGCCGTCGGAGTGCTGCAGCGCTATACGGACTTGCGCGACCTCGACGGAGTGCTCATCACGCACCTGCACCCCGACCACTTCATGGACCTGTGCGGCATGCATGTCGCGATCCGCTGGGACCCGAAGAAGTGGGGCCGCGACCGGATGCTCGTCTGGGGTCCGGAGGCGACCGAGAACCGGATCGGCACCGCGTACGGCCTGGCCCCGGAGGACCCCGAGGGCATGCACAAGGATTTCGACTTCCAGCCGTGGAAGGCGCTCGAACCGATCGAGATCGGCCCGTTCCGGATCACGCCCTACCCGGTGCGCCACCCGATCGAGGAGGCGTACGCCCTGCGGGTGGAGGCCACCGAACCCGTAGCCGACGGGTCGATGATGACGTCGGTACTCACGTATTCCGGGGACACCGACTCGTGCGACGGGCTCGTCGAGGCCGCGCGCGGCGCCGACATCTTCCTCTGCGAGGCCGCGTTCGAAGAGGGCCGCGACGACCACATCGAGGGCGTGCACCTCACCGGCAAGCGGGCCGGCGAAGCCGCCACCGCGGCCGGGGTGCACCGCCTGCTGCTCACGCACATCCCGGTCTGGACGGACATCAACACCGTGGTCAACGAGGCCAGCGAGGTGTACGACGGCGGCATCGCGGTCGCGGTCTCGGGCGTCACCTACGGCGTCTGGTCCGGTAATCGCCTCGGCGACCCGAAGGCCATGCCGACGGCCCCGGTCGCGCTGATCCGCGCAGACCCCAAACAACGCACATGGCCGGGCCGGCCGGGCCGCTGA
- the murI gene encoding glutamate racemase, whose product MAVESFAERPVSTVERELRASAPIGIFDSGVGGLTVSRAVIDQLPGESTLYVGDTARSPYGPLPIAEVRANALGIMDELVDSGVKLLVIACNSASAAVLRDARERYTARYGIPVVEVIQPAVRRAVAATRNGRIGVIGTAATVGSRAYEDAFAAAPQLEITSAACPRFVEFVERGITTGDELLATAEEYLAPLKTADVDTLVLGCTHYPLLTGVLSYVMGDRVTLVSSAEETAKDVYSALVRSGLSRVEEAAPSHHFIATGDAGTFEALARRFLGPEVLGVEHVEHVAARYPTGSIAKVTPEMIERASVGRGS is encoded by the coding sequence ATGGCAGTTGAATCATTCGCCGAACGGCCCGTCTCCACCGTCGAACGGGAGCTGCGCGCGTCGGCGCCCATCGGGATCTTCGATTCGGGCGTGGGCGGGCTGACCGTCTCGCGGGCCGTGATCGATCAGCTGCCCGGGGAATCCACCCTCTACGTCGGCGATACGGCGCGCAGCCCGTACGGGCCGCTGCCCATCGCCGAGGTCCGGGCCAATGCTCTCGGGATCATGGACGAGCTCGTTGATTCCGGTGTGAAGCTGCTCGTCATCGCGTGCAACTCGGCCTCCGCCGCCGTCCTCCGCGACGCGCGCGAACGCTACACCGCCCGCTACGGGATCCCCGTCGTCGAGGTCATCCAGCCGGCGGTGCGCCGCGCCGTCGCCGCCACCCGCAACGGGCGCATCGGCGTCATCGGCACGGCCGCGACCGTCGGCTCCCGGGCCTACGAGGACGCCTTCGCGGCCGCACCGCAGCTGGAGATCACCTCGGCCGCGTGCCCGCGTTTCGTCGAATTCGTCGAGCGCGGGATCACGACCGGCGACGAATTGCTCGCGACGGCGGAGGAGTACCTGGCCCCGCTCAAGACGGCCGACGTCGACACCCTCGTGCTCGGCTGCACGCATTACCCGCTGCTCACGGGCGTGCTCTCCTACGTCATGGGGGACCGGGTCACGCTCGTCTCCTCAGCCGAGGAGACCGCAAAAGACGTCTACTCGGCCCTGGTGCGCTCGGGTCTCTCCCGCGTCGAAGAAGCAGCGCCGAGTCATCATTTCATCGCGACCGGCGACGCGGGTACGTTTGAGGCGTTGGCGCGACGGTTCCTCGGGCCCGAGGTCCTGGGCGTCGAGCACGTGGAGCATGTCGCGGCGAGGTACCCGACGGGGTCGATAGCCAAGGTGACTCCTGAAATGATCGAACGGGCGTCGGTAGGAAGAGGATCATGA
- a CDS encoding DUF2017 family protein: protein MARAFRNSPRGIVGQLERTERDLLRNLFDDVVIMLEPDDDAGAPVDDAPGKRPAPEESPASAQDAAAQAADGESEQELAPERDPLWALTGLSPEDFGDGETPAPDPPSDPAVLRLLPDAVRDDPEASAAFRAMTERGLRQSKVAALRAATMVLESAHIALDEAAAQRFAAALNDVRLVLAERLDIRTDADSERVHGVDDWADAESIDDYLALVYNFVSWVQESLMQALLETLD, encoded by the coding sequence ATGGCGCGTGCATTCAGGAACTCCCCGCGGGGGATCGTCGGCCAACTAGAGCGTACCGAGCGGGATCTGCTGCGCAACCTGTTCGACGACGTCGTCATCATGCTCGAGCCCGACGACGACGCCGGCGCGCCGGTCGACGATGCGCCCGGGAAGCGGCCCGCCCCCGAGGAGTCCCCTGCCTCCGCCCAGGATGCCGCCGCCCAGGCCGCTGACGGCGAATCGGAGCAGGAACTGGCGCCCGAGCGCGATCCGCTCTGGGCGCTGACGGGCCTGTCGCCGGAGGACTTCGGTGACGGGGAGACGCCCGCGCCGGACCCGCCGTCGGACCCGGCCGTGCTTCGCCTGCTGCCGGACGCCGTGCGCGACGACCCGGAGGCGTCGGCGGCGTTCCGCGCGATGACGGAGCGCGGGCTGCGGCAATCGAAGGTCGCGGCGTTGCGCGCGGCGACGATGGTGCTGGAGTCCGCGCACATCGCGCTCGACGAGGCGGCCGCCCAGCGGTTCGCAGCCGCCCTCAACGACGTCCGGCTGGTTCTCGCCGAACGCCTCGACATCCGGACGGACGCCGACTCGGAGCGCGTGCACGGCGTCGACGACTGGGCCGATGCCGAGTCGATCGACGACTACCTCGCCCTGGTGTACAACTTCGTCAGCTGGGTGCAGGAGAGCCTGATGCAGGCCCTGCTCGAGACCCTCGATTAG
- the clpS gene encoding ATP-dependent Clp protease adapter ClpS — protein MMSPETVDRTEAEAQTAEATELDVPYVLIVWNDPVNLMSYVSYVFRSYFGYPKGKADELMMQVHNAGKAVVATGSREKIEADVSAMHEFGLWATLKRADEV, from the coding sequence ATGATGAGTCCTGAGACCGTCGATCGCACTGAAGCCGAGGCCCAGACCGCCGAGGCGACGGAGCTCGATGTCCCTTACGTCCTGATCGTCTGGAACGACCCCGTGAACCTGATGAGCTACGTCAGCTACGTCTTCCGCAGCTACTTCGGGTATCCGAAGGGCAAAGCCGACGAGCTGATGATGCAGGTGCACAACGCGGGCAAGGCCGTTGTGGCGACGGGCTCGCGGGAGAAGATCGAGGCCGACGTGTCGGCGATGCACGAATTCGGTCTCTGGGCCACGCTCAAGCGGGCGGACGAAGTCTGA
- a CDS encoding nicotinate phosphoribosyltransferase, with protein sequence MPQQPTALFTDQYELTMLQASLRSGAAHRKSVFEAFARRLPEGRRYGVVAGTGRVLEGLANFRFETEQLDYLSDQRIVNDETIDYLRDFEFTGDIYGYPEGELYFPNSPILVVESTFAEACVLETFILSVLNHDSAIASAASRMVAAAHGRPCVEMGSRRTHEESAVAAARAAVIAGFEATSNLEAGFRYGLKTVGTAAHSFTLLHDSERAAFEAQVASLGRGTTLLVDTYDVAAGVHTAVEVAGPELGAVRLDSGDLVDQARWVRGMLDDLGNHNTRIMVTSDLDEHAIASLQAAPVDAYGVGTSLVTGSGAPTASMVYKLVSRQNDAGEYVDVAKAAKNKTSVGGRKQAVRQLDGRSRATAELVGIGRRPSADENDRDLMVQLVEAGRVDTAYTGAAGVRKATERHTASIGELPGIARKMQRGEPVIATEFITA encoded by the coding sequence ATGCCGCAGCAGCCCACAGCGCTTTTCACGGACCAGTACGAGCTGACCATGCTCCAGGCGTCGCTGCGCTCGGGCGCGGCCCACCGAAAATCGGTCTTCGAGGCCTTCGCACGCCGGCTGCCCGAGGGGCGCCGCTACGGCGTCGTGGCCGGAACGGGCCGGGTGCTCGAGGGCCTGGCAAACTTCCGGTTCGAGACCGAGCAGCTCGACTACCTCTCCGATCAGCGCATCGTCAACGACGAGACGATCGACTACCTGCGCGACTTCGAGTTCACGGGCGATATCTACGGCTACCCCGAGGGCGAGCTCTACTTCCCCAACTCCCCCATCCTCGTCGTCGAATCCACGTTCGCCGAGGCGTGCGTGCTCGAGACCTTCATCCTCTCCGTGCTCAACCACGACTCCGCGATCGCCTCTGCGGCGTCGCGCATGGTCGCAGCCGCGCACGGCCGACCGTGCGTGGAAATGGGATCGCGCCGGACCCACGAGGAATCCGCCGTCGCCGCGGCCCGGGCCGCCGTCATCGCTGGCTTCGAGGCCACTTCCAATCTCGAGGCGGGATTCCGCTACGGGCTCAAAACGGTCGGCACGGCCGCACACTCGTTCACGCTCCTGCACGACTCCGAGCGTGCCGCCTTCGAGGCCCAAGTCGCCTCGCTCGGCCGCGGGACCACCCTGCTGGTCGACACCTACGACGTCGCGGCGGGCGTACACACCGCCGTCGAGGTGGCCGGCCCAGAGCTGGGTGCCGTACGGCTCGACTCGGGCGACCTCGTCGACCAGGCGCGCTGGGTGCGCGGCATGCTCGACGATCTGGGGAACCACAACACCCGGATCATGGTCACGAGCGACCTCGACGAGCACGCGATCGCCTCACTGCAGGCCGCACCCGTCGACGCCTACGGCGTCGGCACCTCCCTGGTGACCGGTTCGGGCGCGCCCACGGCGTCGATGGTCTACAAGCTCGTGAGCCGCCAGAACGACGCCGGCGAATACGTCGACGTCGCCAAGGCCGCAAAGAACAAGACCAGCGTCGGCGGTCGCAAACAGGCCGTGCGCCAGCTGGACGGCCGGTCGCGCGCGACCGCCGAACTCGTCGGCATCGGCCGGCGCCCATCGGCGGACGAGAACGACCGCGACCTCATGGTCCAGCTCGTCGAAGCCGGCCGCGTCGACACCGCCTACACCGGAGCCGCAGGCGTCCGGAAGGCGACCGAACGGCACACGGCCAGCATCGGCGAACTGCCCGGTATCGCGCGCAAGATGCAGCGGGGAGAGCCGGTCATCGCGACCGAATTCATCACTGCCTGA
- a CDS encoding isochorismatase family protein: MADALIIVDVQNDFCEGGALGVDGGSRAAAGIAEHVAAGDYDFVVATQDWHIEPGDHFSDSPDFVDSWPVHCVAGDPGSALHEGLDPIRDRLAAIFRKGEYTAAYSGFEGRLAPGNGQDDGGAAGAAGEGAMPPLAEWLAERGVTEVRVVGIATDYCVRATALDAIRAGLRTAVVPHLTAAVHPENVADVLSELRSAGVEIHAG, translated from the coding sequence GTGGCCGACGCACTCATCATCGTCGATGTGCAGAACGACTTCTGCGAGGGAGGCGCTCTCGGCGTCGACGGCGGCAGCCGGGCCGCCGCAGGCATCGCCGAGCACGTCGCCGCCGGCGACTACGACTTCGTCGTGGCGACCCAAGACTGGCACATCGAGCCCGGAGACCACTTCTCCGATTCCCCGGACTTCGTGGACTCGTGGCCCGTGCACTGCGTGGCCGGCGATCCCGGCTCCGCCCTGCACGAGGGCCTCGACCCGATCCGCGACCGACTCGCGGCGATCTTCCGCAAAGGCGAGTACACCGCCGCGTATTCCGGTTTCGAGGGGCGGCTCGCGCCCGGCAACGGCCAGGACGACGGCGGCGCGGCCGGCGCCGCGGGTGAGGGCGCCATGCCTCCTCTCGCCGAGTGGCTCGCCGAGCGCGGTGTCACCGAGGTGCGGGTCGTCGGCATCGCGACCGACTACTGCGTGCGCGCCACGGCGCTCGACGCCATCCGCGCGGGGCTGCGCACCGCCGTCGTCCCCCACTTGACGGCAGCCGTGCACCCGGAGAATGTCGCCGACGTGCTCAGCGAGCTGCGCTCCGCGGGCGTCGAGATCCACGCCGGCTAA